In Centropristis striata isolate RG_2023a ecotype Rhode Island chromosome 1, C.striata_1.0, whole genome shotgun sequence, one DNA window encodes the following:
- the pdcd4b gene encoding programmed cell death protein 4b, which translates to MATDCEAWLNANPVEAEDLSDSFVSGEEDNAGSVVNKNIKNEINGNWVTSSSNSIHEARLKAKAKRRLRKNSSRDSGRGDSLSDNGEVVRGTSVAPTSPKSKLLDRKSRLGKGRGLPKKGGAGGKGVWGRSGEVYEQEAVDQKDPNYDEAQENCVYETVVPPLDERDFEKTVTPIVQEYFEHGDTNEVAELLAELNLGPKRSEVPSLAVSLALEAKASHRELTSRLLADLCGPVLSRSDMETSFDKLLQELPDLVLDTPGAPQLMGQFIARAVSDQILSKSYIEGYKGRVDCEYTRASLDRAAVLLKMSMGGLRIDNQWGTGGGQRPVIQLIKEMNLLLKEYILSGDSKEAERCLKDLEVPHFHHEFVYEAIVMVLESKGEKTLKMVLQLLKSLSVSSVITVDQMRRGYERVYMDIAEINIDVPRAYFILEQFVDKSFSMGIIDVKIRDLCPCRGRKRFVSEGDGGVVKLESY; encoded by the exons ATGGCAACTGACTGCGAGGCCTGGCTGAACGCAAACCCCGTTG AGGCAGAGGATCTGAGTGACTCCTTTGTATCTGGGGAAGAAGACAATGCAGGATCGGTtgtcaacaaaaacataaaaaatgagatAAATGGAAACTGGGTGACCTCATCGAGCAACAGCATCCATGAAGCACGTCTCAAGGCGAAGGCCAAGCGGAGGCTGAGAAAGAACTCCTCCAGGGACTCTGGCAGGGGGGACTCTCTCAGCGACAACGGGGAAGTGGTCAGGGGAACTTCGGTGGCACCCACCAGCCCAAAGAGCAAGCTGCTGGACAGAAAGTCCCGACTGGGCAAGGGCAGAGGCCTGCCAAAGAAAG GTGGAGCTGGAGGAAAAGGTGTGTGGGGCCGGTCTGGTGAAGTTTATGAACAAGAGGCGGTCGATCAGAAAGACCCAAACTATGACGAAGCTCAG GAAAACTGTGTGTATGAGACTGTGGTTCCCCCGCTGGATGAGAGGGACTTTGAGAAGACCGTCACCCCCATAGTGCAAGAGTACTTTGAACATGGAGACACAAATGAAGTAGCG GAGCTGCTTGCAGAGCTGAATCTGGGACCCAAGCGGAGCGAGGTGCCTTCGTTGGCTGTGTCGCTGGCCCTGGAGGCCAAAGCCAGCCACCGGGAGCTCACCTCCAGGCTGCTGGCTGACCTGTGTGGGCCGGTGCTGTCCCGCAGCGACATGGAAACCTCCTTCGACAAACTGCTCCAAGAACTGCCCGATCTGGTGCTGGATACACCCGGGGCCCCGCAG ctgatgggccagttcattgcacGTGCTGTGAGCGACCAAATATTGTCCAAGAGCTACATCGAGGGCTATAAAGGCAGAGTTGACTGTGAATACACAAG AGCGTCACTCGACCGGGCAGCGGTGCTGCTGAAGATGAGTATGGGCGGCCTACGCATCGACAACCAGTGGGGGACAGGCGGGGGCCAGAGACCTGTCATACAGCTCATCAAAGAG ATGAACCTGCTGCTGAAGGAGTACATACTGTCTGGAGACAGCAAGGAGGCCGAGAGGTGCCTGAAAGATCTGGAGGTTCCACATTTCCACCATGAGTTTGTCTATGAG GCGATTGTGATGGTGCTGGAGTCCAAGGGAGagaaaacattgaaaatggTTCTGCAGCTACTCAAGTCACTCTCTGTGTCGTCTGTCATCACTGTGGATCAAATGAGAAGG GGCTATGAAAGAGTTTATATGGACATCGCTGAAATCAACATTGATGTCCCTCGGGCATACTTCATCCTGGAGCAATTTGTTGATAAGAGCTTCAGTATGGGAATCATTGACGTAAAGATAAGAGATCTCTGTCCCTGTCG AGGCCGGAAGAGATTTGTCAGCGAGGGAGATGGCGGTGTTGTCAAACTTGAAAGTTACTGA